TTTATTAGATAGGCATAAGATTACATGCATTAGTTTGGCTCGAATTGTGCAGGGCAATGGATTATGAGTCCAATTATAACCACTCTAAGAACACTCGACTAACACACTATAAAATTCAAGAGCAAATTTGTGTGTTTTAATAGCGTCCGTTCTTCCATTTGTGGGAAATTAGTACACATATATATTtcagcataattttttttgcaaaattgtatcatatttcaaataaatctCCCTATCTAGAATAAAACAAAGGCATAATTCTTAGTTCAAATGATGTGTTAATGTAAAATATAAGACTTGATAACAGTTAGgaaattgttaatttttgttattttatgacGTAGGGAGAATTCATATGTAATTAACGAAACCAGTgtaaatttgagagaaaataataaaaatctttcaagGAACTTGATAGGCAGAGTTGAAACAAAATGTAAGAATTTTCAACAATCGCTAATTTGCAACGTTAAAACTcattaaaactaatttattttcctttttgttgaaCAAAACTTGTGTTATTGAATGAGGCAAAGTACAGATTTTggttgaaagaaaaatgagtgGCGAGTGCGAAAAAGAAGTCCTTGAATGGAGAGGGATCAATCCATTCCAATTTAGAGTTACGGGATAATTCCactaaaagttataaatttcaTACTCCATGACATAGTTATTTAAACtaattttgttttacaaaaaccCAATCCGCATACCCTATGACAATTcacctaaaattaattttcatctcacataaaatcccaaattaataccTCATGATATATTTACCCCCAACctaattttgtctcataaaagaCCCCAAATGTTACTCCTAATCCAATCTACCTTCTATAAAATGCGTAGATTTTTCATGCCGAATCTATCATTCTCCATGTCAGATCTATCTTACAGTTATCTATTGTTTGTGTTGACACGCACGCATTTTAACATAATATTATACTTAATACTGATTGATGATAGATTTGGGTTAGAGATACCAATTTGGTAtattttgtgacacaaaaaatcaatttagggtaaatgtgtcatggagtgctagtttaggatttttatgagacaaaagcTAATTTGGGATAAAGGTGTCATGAGAGTAGAATTTGGGATATTTAACAGTATTAGCACTAGTTATGTTTAGAGACAGTTCCTTAAGGAAGACCTTGAtctaatatatttaaataaataggGAAGTCATCGGGGTGAAGCTTCATcggaagaaaatttctttcttggatttGGGTCCACCGATTTGAGTTCAACAATTTCTCTAGACGACCATCTTTCATCATTTTGAGGTGATGGTTCATTGCATGCTTCGAGACAATTCCCTGCTTCGAATGAGTTTAGATTTTGGATTGTAGGCATTAGAGTGACTAAATATAACTTTGAAAGGATAAACGTAAATGAAAAAATGAGCCCTGGGAGCAAAAGATATTTTCACTGTACAAAACAATACATGAAATCCTCAATCTTGGAACCTTATAACTCCATTCCAAGGCCAGAGTTTCTAGTTCTAGCAAGTAATGTCACAAACCGTTGAGAATTGAACCATGATTTTTAACATGAACAAATAACAGCATAAGCACAAAAACAAGGAGACATTGCGAAACCACTAGTGAAGATTGCCACTTTGTAGCTaaagaaaataagcaaaatttGCAATTACTAATACAAATttctacataaaaaaaaaaaaagaaaaaaaatcatgctcaacatgaatagaaaaatattggAAAGAGAGGTGAGAGCGAGGGCGGGTGTGAGAAAAAGCCACATGAGGAAGAGAGCTTGAGGGTGGTAGGCATGATGGAACACggtgtgaggaagagagttcGAGGGCAGTGAGCATGAGGGAATGTGGCTTGAGGCATGGAAGAGGGGGAGTCGTGAGGCATGAGAGAGGAgagtgaagaaagagaagcgttcttagggtttttgcttcataaaaaggcaaaaatggAATTACGTCTAATAAATGATGGTGAGATGGGAAGTtaagatattttcattaaacCAAGTAGAGTTTTGAAAAAGCTAATTCTTAAGAAACCTCCAATTTTTCAGTCTCTTAAAGGCATTTGCATATGCTCAAAGGACTTTAGAGCCCTAAAGTCCATTCCAAATATTGAACCAAACAGAGaaacttgggcttgggcttaggcttTGCATTGAAAAGCTCCAAGCCTTGATGATGAGACTTCGGGGCTGGATTGAGCCTGGATTCAGAAGAGCCGGATTCGTGCAAGTTCATcacatcaaaaaccctaaagaaaTCCAGATCGTGCATGAAAGCTACAGGCCCCGacaaaaagtttttgtatttgGTCCAAACCCGCTTGATAGCAAAAGATTTGTCCAAACCCGATCAAATAATGAGTCGTCGATTAGCATCGGTCATGGTGAATCACTTCCACTTGTTCTGGTTTTAGGTCAGTCATCGGCAATCTTCTCTGTTCTCGACTTTATTTGTTGCCCTGGCAAAAGGTGATGGAATTTTTGACCAGTGCCGTGCACGTGGGATTGAGTGAAAATGCGACTTCATTTGCTGCGTCTTCCTCGGGACCGTAATGGAACTTTTGACCAGTGCCGTGCACGTTGGATTGAGTGAAAATGCGACTTCATTTGCTGCGTCTTCCTCGGGACCGTAATGGAACTTTTGACCAGTGCCGTGCACGTTGGATTGAGTGAAAATGCCCGACTTCATTTGCTGCGTCTTCCTCGGGGACACGGAGGGCGGTCCACTTTCTCCCCATCGGGGAAGCACTGGGACCACCTTTattcctttttaattctttaatcCGGGCTCTgtcaaaagagggaaaaagaaattccatttTACCTCTGCTTTCTGTCTCACTCTCGGTCTCTCTCCCCGAGAGTGATCGATTCGATCTGATCTAGTTGCATTTAGGAATTAGGAATCGAACCGGAAGGATGGATTCccaatttttaggataaaaaattAGACCGGATCGATTTAGGATCGAGAACTGGACCGGTCTAGTCCGGTCCGGTCCCATGAAACGGATTACTTagtaagaaaatttaaaatttaagaaaaatacaataattgttactatttttaagttttattgctactttaagaaattaaaaatcaatttaaaaaaaatggatcggCCGCCTAGTCCAATCCGTTCTGGTTCCACCCTAGAATTATGAACCCCAACAATTAccggttccatttttatggaactgGGAATTGGACCAATCCCTTTGGGAACCAGATCACGCTGGCCGGTTTGGTCCGATTCAAGCGATTCTCAGTTTGGGCAATCTGATATGCTAACCCCTAATCTTATCTTGTCCCCATGACCCAATGAATCACGATAACTTTACATCATTGATCTCCACTTCACATGCAATGAGAGCCGTGTTCGGCCTGGAGCAACGATCGTGAAGTCGGAAGTGCCCACCCGCATCGATGTTGGAGCAGCTCTGTGTCAGTGGTGTCGGTGAGCAAAACGGTATTAGGGCGCTAAGCTTAGAGTGGAAAGTGGGTCTAGGGTTTCCTGGTGATTGAGCATAGCAAAGTGTTAGGAGCATTTTGGAGAAGAAAGTCACagtttgattaaaaaaaagaagtcacGTGGTCGTTTCTTGTGAGATGGAATGTGGTACCATCTTTATTGAGAAAAAATAGGGTGTTAAGATTGGATTAATTTAGGAGATTATGTAACATAGCTCACTGtctttattgagaaaaaaaaattgtacggATTTTCGCTATTTTCATAAGAATAGCTTACACAACCATCGCCAAATAATAATCGACGTTAATATATTAGAGAATTCAATTAAtcaatctttaaaaaagaaataaaattaaatgctAAGTAACACGATGAAGAAAGTAACAAAGTTAATTTTTGAGCAGAAAAAAATGATGAGCTGATTTATACTTTTTATAATAAAACAATAGGCAGGGAGAGAAGATCGCTGGGTGGCTCCTCCACCGATTATAATGTGTATTGCATGGGTGCCATATTCATGAATGGCGTAGGCGAGGACACATATTTGAACGTTAACTTGTATTTGATATAAGCaaactttatttcaatttatggCCAATTTAATGAATATCCAGGACAcctattaaatatttttattaaagggATTTTGACCTTCGATGTGTAATAGGATATATTACAATGGGAATCAATGTATTAGGAGttgcaatattttcttatttagttgCTTAATGAGTGTTTTCGGAGActttttaagtaaatatttttttatcttggATCTTTATACTTTTTCAAGACACTTCAACGCTTCGGCTTGGATTAATAAGTTCTTTTGAAGGAAAAGCCTAGTGGATTTTTCCTAGTGGATTTTTCCAAGTATTATGCAAAGAATGCCATCGACCAATAAACTTTTGGTTTGGTAAGATCAATTTCTAAATCTTGTATAAAGAGAAAAGTTTAACGAAATCCTTCCACCAGAAATTTGCCATTGTTTCTGTAAAAAACTGTTTAAGTGAGCGTAGGTTGATTCAAATAAGGTACAACTTGAACTAGTATTTGATatcaacaaattttattttgatttatagtCATTTTAATGAATATCTTGAGTacttgttaaatatttttattaagagaATCTTTGATCTTGGATGTGTCATCGAGTATATTATGATGACAATCAATGTATTGGGAGTCacgatattttttatttaactgCTTAATAAGTGTTTTTGAGGTACTTTCTAAGTAAATCTTTTTTTATGTCGAGTCCTTATGctctttgaaaagaaaaattctaaatcttttactAAACCAGCGAAAGGTATTTTTTTTCGAGtacaagaggaaagaagaagaaagataggCGGATGCGTCACGCATTCGTAGGTGCGGCAAAGGGAAGATTAGGATAAACACCTCTGGTCGGACCGGTTGCTTTtggcctttcttcttttatttcttacttttttatttcttttttttttgcatttgggCAAAGACGGGTGCTTCGTTTCTTGTTTGACGGGTTGCAAGTCTCTTCTTCCAACCCAAACCaccaaaaagaaagcaattaaaaatttaaaggaagATTGCAAGTCTCTTCTTGATGCGCAACATGCGAATCACGCTGGAATGCATTCCATTCACTTTATTGAGAGGACTTCCAGTGCAATTTTCCTGTTTCGCTTTCATCTTGACTCAAAGTCGTCAGTCTATTAGTTGCATCTTCTTCCCTCCTCTCTTCCATTTCTCAATCATCTCTCTGCTCAGAGTTTCACTGCAGGCCATGGTTTTACTCTGCagtctcccttctttcttcctttccttttccttcgtTTTGCTATTGCCATTCTCAAACTTCATTGCTCAAGCTCGAGATTATGATCATCCAACCGCCATGCTTTCAACACGGTGGACGAATAACGCAACAGCTAATCACTCCACCCAATATAGTGAATTTGTGCAGAGAATTCTATTCCGAGGCACAGGAGTTACTGCCTACTACTCCTGCGGCTTCTATTGCAAAGGTTACTGCACCTCTTACCTCTTTGCTGTTCTAATCATCCCAGCGGTCGATGTTTTATATAGGAGACCGGACGAAAGTCCACGAGTAGTGTGGTCTGCCAATCGAAACAATCCCATAAAGATTGGCGCGACATTGGAGCTCACGCCTGAAGGCGATTTGGTATTGAAAGATGCTGATGGTACGGTTGCTTGGTCCACAAACACTTCTGCAAAGTCCGTTGTAGGCCTGAACTTGACAGATTTGGGGAACCTTGTATTGTTTGATAAGGACAATGCGACAGTTTGGCAGTCCTTTGATCACCCAACCGACTCACTTGTCCTCGGACAAAAGATGAGGCATGGGCAAAGATTGACGCAGAGTATTTCCAAGACAAATTGGACCGTTGACGATATGATTACGTTTTCCGTTAATGGCGATGGTTTATCTGCTCAAGTGGAGACTAATCCTCCTCAAATTTATTTCAACTACAAACCTAACACTGGGGATACAAGTATCAAGATTTCATATGTTGAGTTTGTAAATGGAAGCTTGTCTTGGTTCTCAAATTCTACCTCGAATGGGAGCTTGTTTTCAATCGCTTCAGCATCTTCAACACAACACATGACGCTAGGCTCAGATGGGCATTTGAAAGTGTATGAGTCTGGGGGGGTAGAAGTGGCCGATCTTTTCGAAGGGTATGTCAATGATTGTGCCTATCCGACGGTGTGTGGGCAATATAGAATTTGTTCCAATGGGCGATGTAGTTGTCCGGCTTCAAGTGGGGGCACGACGAGCTACTTCCAGCCAGTAGATGATAGGCAGCCTCAGCTTGGGTGTTTCGAGAATGGTCTGTTGTCTTGTGGGGCttcacaacaacaacaaagtcTTCTGGAGCACGAAAATATCGAGTATTTTAGTTTCACTCCAAATCTGGAGCATATAGATGTTTCAAGTTGTAAAGAGGCTTGTGCAAATAATTGTTCATGCAAAGCAGCTATATTTCGATATGAATTGAATCGCACTAACGGCAGTTGTTACTTACCAACTCAGGTATTGTCACTTATGAACGTTGACGAAACAAGCCCTTATAATTCTACTGCTTTCCTCAAAGTACAAAATTTGACCAATAAAGCTCCTTATATCCAGCTAACAATCATATGATCCCTGTAATACTTTGGTCCAGCCTCGGAGCTCTCTTTGCCATGATGGTTTTGATCGTAGCCatagttttgtttgtttaaaaGAGAGATGATAATCAAGCAGAAGAGGATTACCTTAATCAAGTACCTGGAGTGCTCAATAGATTCACATACGACGATCTGAAAACCATCACAAACGGATTCAATAAAAAGCTCGGTGAATGTGGTTTTGGTTCTGTTTTCAAAGGTACTCTAAGTGATGGCACAAAGGTTGCAGTAAAACGCCTTAATGGTTTTGGGCAAGTTAAAAAATCCTTTCTAGCCGAAGTTGAGACTATTGGCAGCATCCATCACATGAACTTGGTAAGACTCGTGGGATTTTGCACTCAGAAATCTCAAAGGCTCCTTATCTATGAGTATATGTCGAACGGGTCTCTAGATAAATGGATCTTTCACAAATCCAATGAATGTGTTCCCGACTggcaacaaaggaagaagatcaTTCTCGATATAGCAAAAGGACTCAATTATCTTCATGAAGAGTGTAGACAGAAGATAGTTCACTTAGACATTAAACCCCAAAATATCCTCTTGGATGGAAATTTCAATGCTAAGGTTGCTGACTTTGGATTATCCAAATTGATAGACAAGGACCAAAGCCAAATCGTCACAACCATGAGAGGAACTCCTGGTTATTTGGCCCCCGAATGGCTTAGTGCAGCAATCACTGAAAATGTTGATGTGTACAGCTTTGGCGTGGTTATCTTAGAGATATTGTGTGGGAGAAAAATCTTCGATTGCTCTCTAGATGAAGAAGACATGTATATACTGAGCCTTTTTAAGAGAAAGGCAGAAGAGGAACAATTGTTGGACATTGTGGATAAGTCTAGTGATGACATGCAACTAAATGGACCACATGGTGTGAGTATGATGAGGATTGCCGCATGGTGCTTGCAAGGAGACTATATGAAGAGGCCTTCCATGTCCATGGTCATCAAGGCGTTAGAGGGCATCGTGGAAGTTCAAGAAGACTTGGATTATGACTTCTCTGCTCAGCCTTCCATTAGCGGAGTAGTGAGATTCGGTCCCATGGATGTCGAATTCAATGCTACCACTGCATTATTACCCTCAGTCTTAAGCGGTCCACGATGATACGGCAAATTTATGGGAACTTTTCTTTGTAGAACCTGTaggcgattgaattttcaatctTTGAGGACTCTAGCTTGTCATTCTCTGTTTTAGGCCTCGAAAAAAGAGTGGGATgatatcatttctcatttttgcttTGCCAATGAGTGGACTTTGCCATAACTTGGCGAAGGATTGAGTTGGTTAGGATGTTGCAATTAAGTTTTATTGCTTATGTAGAAACTCATCATACTCAAGTTTGTTGTGTCTAAGTCATCTATGTAAAATGCTGCTAAAAGACTAGTCAGCTACTTGTAATGTCTTTTGGCAGCTTTACCATGTCATGGTTCCAAATCTAATTTGCTTTTTGGTTTCAAGACTTATTATCTTTTGGATTCAATGACTTTACCTCCGTGActttctcatttcaaaattaatgcTCTATTTTTTAGTCCATTCTACGAGCGTACAATTAAAACCAATAAAGATAACAGGAGAATTTCATCATTGATAAGTTCGAATTTTTCCTTGCGACTCCTAATACACCCTAGGTTAATAATCTTAACTACCAGCTTTTTAAGGATCTATGGAGATCGTTTCGAGGCATATGATTGCCAAAAATAAAGAGCTAACATGTTTGGGCATTCAAGATTCAACTTTCCAATCTTTAAAAAACGCTGATCATTCGCAATAACCTCGGCTTTTCCAGTCTTTAATCATCATGATCCAAGCGTGCTGATCCATCAAATTTATCCAGGGATAAGAAGCTTGTCCGGGTCTTATTTGGTGCCGAGCACAATTAACAAAAGTTCAAAGCGATCTGACATGGCCCCCTGCCATGCCGTGGCACCTCTTGATTCGATCTGATCGCAGCAGGTCAACAAACCAGAGCCCACGTGCAGCTCACCCATTGGCCTGAGCTATGTGTAACCTCTCGCAAAGTCCTCCCTCTTCCTGGCACAAACTCACTAGCGACGgaactatttcttcttcttcttcttcttccaattcCTTTGCATTTGCGTCCTTCgccttctcctcttcttgaaGTCTCCGAATCAGAGTTGCCACAGTAAGTCATCGCAAATCGCACAGCGAAACGATAATCTGCACATAACATCCAAAAAAAGTATAAGACAAGACAATAAAACTGATgtgattataaaaataaaaaatgtacgCAAGCAGAAAGAAGGctgagaggaagaaagaagacgaCATAAGGCCTATGACTTCCTGAGACATCTCGAGCATTACATAAGACCGTCTGCAATGCATAAGCATCAGAAATACAGCATATTTAATATCAACAGCCAGTGgtccataaaaaaataaaggactTCACTACTTCAGCTCACGGTTAGTAAGTTCTTCGAGAGGAAAAACCTAGTGAAAATTTCCAAGTATTATGCAAAGAATGCAATAGACCAGTAAACTTTTCGATTTGGTATGATtaatttctaaatcttttataaagGGAAAAGTTCAACAAAATCCTCCCATAGGAAATTTGCCATTGTTACTATAAAAACCACTTAAGTGCGTGTACGTCGAATCAAAAAAGGCATAACCCGAAAAAAAATTCTGGTACTCTTTCCaataaaaaacaatttcaagattcaactcAACCTAAATTTAGAGCATGATTGCATTTTTCATTTAACATATTGGACCTGgtatctttttttcccctctcgtTTTCTGTCTTCGTGTTGTACCAATTTTGAGTacaaagagggaagaagaagaaagaaaggcagGTGGATGCGTCACGCATAGGTCGGTGTGACAAAGGGAAGATTAGGCTAGACAccaccggtcggaccggttggTTTTagccttcttcttttctttcttactttTGGAGCGTATGGACAAAGACGCGTTCTTCGTTTCTTGTTTGACGGGGTGCAAGTCTCTTCTTCCAAGCcaaaccacaaaaaaataaaaataaaaataataaaaaattaaagaaatagttGCAAGATCACGCTTGACTACAGTCCGTTCACATTATTGTAAGGACTTCCTGTgcaattttcctattttgcttTCATCTTGACTCAAAGTTAACTGTGGGCCTCTCATTTGCATCTTCTTTCCtgctctcttcctctcttccattTCTGAATCATCTCTTTGCTTAGAGTTTCACTGCAGGCCATGGTTTCATTCTGTGGtctcccttctttcttcctttcgtTTTCCTTCGTTTTGCTATCGCCATTCTCAAACTTCATTGGCGCTCAAGATCAAGATTATGATTATCCAATTGCCACGCTTTCAAAACGGTGGACAAATAACGCAGCTAGTGACTTCCCCCGACATAGAGATGGATCGATCGTGCAGGCAATTCTTCTCCGAGCCAAAGAAGCTAATAGCCCTGCCTTTGCCTGCGGCTTCTACTGTAATGGTAACTGCAACTCTTACCTCTTTGCCATTTTCATCGTCCAAGTTGATGATAGTATCGGCTCAATTGCTTCGGCCAGTCCACAAGTAGTGTGGTCTGCCAACCGAAACAATCCTGTAAAGATCGGCGCAACGTTGGACCTCACGTCCGAAGGCGACTTGGTGTTGAAAGATGTTGATGGTACGATTGCTTGGTCCACAAACACTTCCGGAAAGTCCGTTGTAGGCTTGAACTTGACATATTTGGGGAACCTCGTGTTGTTTAATGACAATGAAATTGTTTGGCAGTCCTTTGATCACCCAACCGACTCACTTGTCCTCGGACAAAAGTTGAGGGTGGGACAAAGATTGATGCCGAGTGTTTCCGAGACAAATTGGACCATTGACAGTATGATTACGCTTTCCGTAAATGGTGATGGTTTATTTGCTCAAGTGGAGACTGATCCTCCTCAGATTTATTTCAAGTCAAGGGGTCCAAATTTGAATGCAAGTATCGAGTTTTCATATGTTGAATTGGTAAACGGAAGCTTGTCTTGGTTCTCAAATTCTACCTTGAATATGAGTTTGATTTCAGTCCCTCAAACATCTTCTGCACAATTCATAAAGCTGGGCTCGGATGGGCATTTGAAAATATATGATAGGTTTTATGGGCTTGAAAAGGAACTTTTCGAAGCAGTTCTTAAAGACTGTGACTATCCGACAGCGTGTGGACAATATGGAATTTGCTCCAATGGTCAATGTAGTTGTCCAACTTTGAGTGGGCAGACGATCTATTTCCGGCAAGTAGATGATCAGCAGCCTCATCTTGGGTGTTCCGAAAATGTTCCATTGTCTTGTGGGGCTTCACATCAACAAATTCTTCTGGAGCTCGAAAATATCACGTCTCTTAGTTTCACTCCAGATCTCACGCACAAAGATGCTTCAAGTTGTAAAGAGGCCTGTGCAAAGAATTGTTCATGCAAAGCAGCTATATTCCAGTATGAATGGAATCACACTAACGGCAATTGTTACTTACTAACTCAGGTCTTTTCACTTGTAAATGCTGCCGAGTATGTTTATCCAAGTTATACTACTTTCTTTAAAGTACAAAATTTGCCTAATGAAGCTCCTTATACTCCGATTGACAATCATACTCCGATTGACAATCATACTCAGATTGACAATCATATGAGTAGCCATCTCCCTACAATACTTGCGTCTAGCCTTGGAGCTCTCTTTGTCATGATGATTTTCATTGTAGCCAtagttttatttattcaaaagagagatgaCAATCAAGGAGAGGAAGATTACCTTGATCAAGCACCTGGAATGCTCAATAGATTTGCATACGGCAATCTAAAAACCATCACAAATGAATTCAGTAAAAAGCTTGGCGAAGGTGGTTTTGGTTCTGTTTTCGAAGGCACTCTAAGTGACGGCACAAAAGTTGCAGTAAAACGCCTTGATGGTTTTGGGCAAGTTAAGAAATCCTTTCTAGCTGAAGTAGAGACAATCGGCAACATCCATCATGTGAACTTGGTAAGACTCGTGGGATTTTGCACTGAGAAATCTCAAAGGCTCCTTATCTATGAATACATGTCGAATGGGTCACTAGATAGATGGATCTTTCACAAGTCCAGTGAATATATTCTCGACtggcaacaaaggaagaatatcATTCTCAATATAGCAAAAGGCCTTAATTATCTTCATGAAGAGTGCAGACAGAAGATAGTTCACTTAGACATTAAACCTCAAAATATCCTCTTAGATGGAAATTTCAATGCTAAGGTTGCTGATTTTGGATTATCCAAGTTGATAGACAGGGACCAAAGCCAAGTCGTCACAACCATGAGAGGAACTCCTGGTTATTTGGCTCCCGAGTGGCTAAATGCAACAATCACTGAAAAGGTTGACGTGTATAGCTTTGGCGTGGTAATCTTGGAGATAGTGTGTGGGAGAAAAATCTTCGATCGTTCTCTAGATGAAGACGACATGTATTTACTGAGCCTTTTTAAGAGAAAGGTAGAAGAGGAACGATTGCTAGACATTGTGGATAAGTCTAGCGATGACATGCAACTAAATGGACCGCATGCGGTGAATATGATGAGGATTGCCGCATGGTGCTTGCAAGGAGACTATATAAAGAGACCTTCCATGTCCATGGTCATCAAGGTGTTAGAAGGCACCGTGGAAGTTCAAGAAGACTTGGATTATGACTTCTCTGCTCCGCCTTCCACTAGTGGAGCAGCAAGATTCGATCCCATGGACATCGAATTCAATGCTACCACTGCATTATTACCCTCAGTTCTAAGCGGTCCACGATGACGCGGCAAATTTATAAGaacttttttttccaatatgtCAAAAAGGCAGAATGTGCAggcatttgaatttttcaaactatGAAGACTTCTGCTTGTCATTCTCTTTTCAGGCCTAGAAGAAAGCAAGTGACATGATATCATTTCTCGTTTTCACTTTGCAAATGAGTGGACTTTGCCGTAACTTGGCAAGGAATTGACTTGGTAATGATATTGCTATTagtttttattgtttatttagAAACTAGTCGTGCGCAAGTTTGTCGTGTCTAGTCTAGGGAAAGGGGGAACCTAATCAACTCATTTGTGTAAAAAGCTGCTAAGAGACTTATCAGCTACTTGTAATGTCTTTTGGTAGCTTTACCATGTTGTGGATTCAGATCTGATTTGCGCTTTAGTTCCCACACTATCCTTTGGATTCACCGGCTCTCACCTTCCATGTCTTCCTCTTTTCAAGGTTATTGGGCTACTTTCAAGTCCGTTTTGCGAGCACACAACCGGGGAATTTCATCATTGGTAAGTTCGGATTTTTTCAAGTGACTCTTAATGTATCTTAAGTCAATAATCTTAATTTCCAGCTTCTTAACGATCTGTCTAGGTCTTTCCAAGGCAAATGTTGCCGATAATAAAGAATCGAAATATCTTATTATTCAAGATTTAACTTTGCAATCCTTAAATAACACCGATCATTCTCAATAACCTCTGCTTTTCCACTGTTTTTAATCATCATAATCCAAGCTTGCTGATCCATCAAATTTAACCGGGGATAAGAAGCTTGTTCGGGTGCTATTTGGTCCTGGAATTGCTTTGTGCTTACACAGTTAATGAAAGTTCAAAGCGATCTGATGTGGCCCCCGGCCATGCCGTGGCACCTCTTGATTAGATCTGATAACGGCAGGTCAACAAACTAGAGCCCACATGGAGCTCACCCATAGGCCCGAGCTACGTGTAAACCTCTCGCAAAGTCCTCCCTCTTCCCGGCGCAAACTCCGTAGCAACGGAactatatcttcttcttcttcttcttcttcttcttcttcttcttccaattcCTCTGCTTTGTGGCCTTCGCCCTGTCCTCTTCTTGAAGT
The sequence above is drawn from the Eucalyptus grandis isolate ANBG69807.140 chromosome 11, ASM1654582v1, whole genome shotgun sequence genome and encodes:
- the LOC120289947 gene encoding G-type lectin S-receptor-like serine/threonine-protein kinase SD2-5; amino-acid sequence: MVSFCGLPSFFLSFSFVLLSPFSNFIGAQDQDYDYPIATLSKRWTNNAASDFPRHRDGSIVQAILLRAKEANSPAFACGFYCNGNCNSYLFAIFIVQVDDSIGSIASASPQVVWSANRNNPVKIGATLDLTSEGDLVLKDVDGTIAWSTNTSGKSVVGLNLTYLGNLVLFNDNEIVWQSFDHPTDSLVLGQKLRVGQRLMPSVSETNWTIDSMITLSVNGDGLFAQVETDPPQIYFKSRGPNLNASIEFSYVELVNGSLSWFSNSTLNMSLISVPQTSSAQFIKLGSDGHLKIYDRFYGLEKELFEAVLKDCDYPTACGQYGICSNGQCSCPTLSGQTIYFRQVDDQQPHLGCSENVPLSCGASHQQILLELENITSLSFTPDLTHKDASSCKEACAKNCSCKAAIFQYEWNHTNGNCYLLTQVFSLVNAAEYVYPSYTTFFKVQNLPNEAPYTPIDNHTPIDNHTQIDNHMSSHLPTILASSLGALFVMMIFIVAIVLFIQKRDDNQGEEDYLDQAPGMLNRFAYGNLKTITNEFSKKLGEGGFGSVFEGTLSDGTKVAVKRLDGFGQVKKSFLAEVETIGNIHHVNLVRLVGFCTEKSQRLLIYEYMSNGSLDRWIFHKSSEYILDWQQRKNIILNIAKGLNYLHEECRQKIVHLDIKPQNILLDGNFNAKVADFGLSKLIDRDQSQVVTTMRGTPGYLAPEWLNATITEKVDVYSFGVVILEIVCGRKIFDRSLDEDDMYLLSLFKRKVEEERLLDIVDKSSDDMQLNGPHAVNMMRIAAWCLQGDYIKRPSMSMVIKVLEGTVEVQEDLDYDFSAPPSTSGAARFDPMDIEFNATTALLPSVLSGPR